The following coding sequences are from one Malaciobacter pacificus window:
- a CDS encoding ABC1 kinase family protein, which yields MVIKRKESFLGLKPLKPKALKDTITYLGASFIKLAQVLATRADFFSQEYLDELRQLHDQLPKMSDKNFNEIFNKAFHKNTFKIFHENPIACASIGQVHIAFLHDGTKVAVKLRRKGIKSQVSADIKIINFFNFLFKPLFSHYTKNSIEAVISEFSVMIMQEVSLTQELVNLQKFSYVYANEKIKFPIPYPELCCDDAIVMSFEEGFRFDDKENIFKHKIDFKQIISTLVNFYTTQMLIKGYFHADPHPGNILISKNGEIIFLDFGMVKSVPNDIRIAIIELIKAANEKDYELYISASKRLGTIAYEAPTSELAEFTEKMFEIFSNDNLNSESMQQLAFEVLESTRKMPFKLPSDAIYILRVSAIIEGLGTTYIENFNGVKDILPILKDNLPKALGAKDSIIETIKDEIKDIPFFVKDLKSVIKQANKGELKIEVSNNQLEWIAKEIKDFIRPIILSLALIFISIFTLLYDKDLKEISLGIFIIAIIRLVYRK from the coding sequence TTGGTAATTAAAAGAAAAGAGAGTTTTTTAGGATTAAAACCACTTAAACCAAAAGCTTTAAAAGATACTATTACATATCTTGGAGCTTCATTTATAAAACTTGCTCAAGTTTTAGCCACAAGAGCTGATTTCTTTTCGCAAGAGTATTTAGATGAGTTAAGGCAATTACATGACCAGCTACCAAAGATGTCTGATAAAAATTTCAATGAAATATTTAATAAGGCATTTCATAAAAATACATTCAAAATATTTCATGAAAATCCAATAGCTTGTGCCTCAATTGGTCAAGTTCATATTGCTTTTTTACATGATGGAACTAAAGTTGCAGTTAAACTAAGAAGAAAAGGTATTAAATCCCAAGTTAGTGCTGATATTAAAATCATAAATTTTTTTAATTTTTTATTTAAACCTTTATTTTCTCACTACACAAAAAACTCTATAGAAGCAGTAATTAGTGAATTTAGTGTAATGATTATGCAAGAAGTTAGTTTAACTCAAGAGTTAGTTAATTTACAAAAGTTCTCTTATGTTTATGCAAATGAAAAAATCAAGTTTCCAATACCCTACCCTGAACTTTGTTGTGATGATGCCATAGTGATGAGTTTTGAAGAAGGTTTTAGGTTTGATGATAAAGAAAATATTTTCAAACATAAAATTGATTTTAAACAAATCATCTCAACTCTTGTAAACTTTTATACAACTCAAATGTTAATAAAAGGCTATTTTCACGCTGATCCACATCCAGGAAATATACTTATTTCAAAAAATGGTGAGATAATTTTTTTGGATTTTGGTATGGTAAAAAGTGTACCAAATGATATAAGAATAGCTATTATTGAACTAATTAAAGCAGCAAATGAAAAAGATTATGAATTATATATTAGTGCTTCAAAAAGACTTGGAACAATTGCCTATGAAGCTCCAACTAGTGAGCTTGCAGAGTTTACAGAAAAGATGTTTGAGATTTTTTCAAATGATAATTTAAATAGTGAATCAATGCAACAACTAGCTTTTGAAGTACTTGAAAGTACACGAAAAATGCCATTTAAACTTCCAAGTGATGCAATTTATATACTTAGAGTTAGTGCTATTATCGAAGGTCTTGGAACTACATATATTGAAAACTTCAATGGTGTAAAAGATATTTTACCTATCTTAAAAGATAATCTTCCAAAAGCTCTTGGAGCAAAAGATAGTATTATTGAAACAATAAAAGATGAGATAAAAGATATTCCATTTTTTGTAAAAGATTTAAAATCAGTTATAAAACAAGCCAATAAAGGTGAGCTTAAAATTGAAGTTTCTAATAATCAATTAGAATGGATAGCAAAAGAGATTAAAGATTTTATCAGACCTATTATTTTATCATTAGCACTAATTTTTATATCAATATTTACACTTTTATATGACAAAGATTTAAAAGAGATTTCATTAGGAATCTTCATAATAGCAATAATAAGATTAGTTTATAGGAAATAA
- a CDS encoding HD domain-containing phosphohydrolase, which yields MKRLISISILLLVITFLLFLFYNNEKKALKTQIYNSKIEEIKKLFADEVSKKKGNTSAITYLISRDNSVKEALLKNDRNLINFQEELKNIQHFSDNKNLWIQIIDKNGYSFYRSWTNKIGDNAAAARLDIADMIKNPREMITISTGRFDMTFKTMLPIYDKNKNFIGMIEMISKFNSIAQEFKNKNIEPLFVLHEEYTNRFIEPFTKLFIGKNYIANLNANKELMKRVENYGIDKFLKIEDYLLFDEYFVVKDEIKDLHGGDMGYFFFFIKKESIDTSKISEMEVNFLFAIITLIIIITLTSLYIINRNYVKYLNSKVKIKTHKIRKQKEYLNSLLEIYDKNVIFSKTDLKGIIVHVSEAFCKISGYKKHELIGKNHNIIRHPDMPKESFRYLWEKLKKGEKVNLEVKNKKKDGGYYWVKAEFEPYFNSKGKHVGYSAVRKDITANKDIEDIQREIIFTMGTIGESRSKETGNHVKRVAEYSYLLANLVGLKEEDCELLKQASPMHDIGKVAIPDSILHKAGKLNNSELELMKTHAIKGYDLLKGSDRPLLKMAAIIAKEHHEKWDGSGYPYGLSKKEISIYGRITAICDVFDALGSDRCYKKAWIDKDIFTFLENEKGKHFDPQLIDIFFANLDKFLNIREKYKDTF from the coding sequence ATGAAAAGACTAATATCAATATCTATTTTGCTACTTGTTATCACTTTTTTATTATTTTTATTTTACAACAATGAGAAAAAAGCTTTAAAAACTCAAATTTATAACTCTAAAATAGAGGAAATTAAAAAGTTATTTGCAGATGAAGTTTCAAAGAAAAAAGGTAATACTTCAGCTATTACATACCTAATAAGTAGAGATAATTCTGTAAAAGAAGCTCTTTTAAAAAATGATAGAAATCTTATTAATTTCCAAGAAGAGTTAAAAAATATTCAACATTTTAGTGATAATAAGAATTTATGGATTCAAATTATTGATAAAAATGGTTATAGTTTTTACAGAAGTTGGACCAATAAAATTGGTGATAATGCAGCAGCTGCTAGACTTGATATTGCTGATATGATAAAAAATCCAAGGGAAATGATAACTATTAGTACTGGAAGATTTGATATGACTTTCAAAACAATGCTTCCAATTTATGATAAAAATAAAAATTTTATTGGAATGATTGAAATGATTTCAAAATTCAACTCTATTGCCCAAGAATTCAAAAATAAAAATATCGAACCTTTATTTGTATTACATGAAGAGTATACAAATAGATTTATAGAACCATTTACAAAGCTTTTTATAGGTAAAAATTATATTGCAAATTTAAATGCAAATAAAGAGCTTATGAAAAGAGTAGAAAATTATGGAATAGATAAATTTTTAAAAATAGAAGATTACCTTTTATTTGATGAATATTTTGTAGTAAAAGATGAGATAAAAGATCTTCATGGTGGGGATATGGGATATTTCTTCTTTTTTATAAAAAAAGAGAGTATTGATACTTCAAAAATAAGTGAAATGGAAGTAAACTTTCTTTTTGCAATTATAACACTAATTATTATTATAACTCTAACTTCTTTATATATAATCAATAGAAACTATGTGAAATATTTAAATAGTAAAGTCAAGATAAAAACGCATAAAATTAGAAAACAAAAAGAGTATTTAAATTCACTTTTGGAGATTTATGACAAGAATGTAATCTTTTCAAAAACTGATTTAAAAGGAATAATAGTTCATGTAAGTGAAGCTTTTTGTAAAATTAGTGGCTATAAAAAACATGAGTTAATTGGTAAAAATCACAATATCATAAGACACCCTGATATGCCAAAAGAGAGTTTTAGATATCTTTGGGAAAAACTCAAAAAAGGTGAAAAGGTAAATCTTGAAGTTAAAAATAAGAAAAAAGATGGTGGGTATTATTGGGTTAAAGCTGAATTTGAGCCATACTTTAATTCAAAAGGAAAACATGTAGGATATAGTGCAGTTAGAAAAGATATAACTGCAAATAAAGATATTGAAGATATTCAAAGAGAAATCATCTTTACTATGGGAACTATTGGAGAAAGTAGAAGTAAAGAAACAGGAAATCATGTAAAAAGAGTTGCTGAGTACTCTTATTTACTAGCTAATTTAGTAGGCTTAAAAGAAGAGGATTGTGAGTTATTAAAACAAGCAAGTCCTATGCACGATATTGGTAAAGTGGCAATTCCAGACTCTATTTTGCATAAAGCAGGAAAGCTTAATAATTCAGAACTTGAACTTATGAAAACTCACGCTATAAAAGGATATGATTTATTAAAAGGTTCTGATAGACCTTTATTAAAAATGGCTGCAATTATAGCAAAGGAGCATCATGAAAAATGGGATGGTAGTGGATATCCATATGGATTAAGTAAAAAAGAAATTAGTATTTATGGAAGAATTACTGCTATTTGTGATGTTTTTGATGCTCTTGGAAGTGATAGATGTTATAAAAAAGCTTGGATAGACAAAGATATTTTTACTTTTTTAGAAAATGAAAAAGGAAAACATTTTGATCCTCAATTAATAGATATTTTCTTTGCCAATTTAGATAAATTTTTAAATATTAGAGAAAAATACAAAGATACATTCTAA
- a CDS encoding TIGR03643 family protein yields MYYKKEKKQKNKIRDENYTENDLNRLIEMAWQDRTTFDTIYELYGLTENQVKKKMRSLISPKGFKRWRKRVQGRKTKHKSKVTHKVIKFQGPW; encoded by the coding sequence ATGTACTATAAAAAAGAAAAGAAACAAAAAAATAAAATTAGAGATGAAAACTATACTGAAAATGACTTAAATCGATTGATTGAAATGGCATGGCAAGATAGAACAACTTTTGATACTATTTATGAGCTTTATGGATTAACAGAGAATCAGGTGAAAAAAAAGATGAGAAGTTTAATATCACCAAAAGGTTTTAAAAGATGGAGGAAAAGAGTTCAAGGGCGAAAAACGAAACATAAAAGTAAAGTAACACATAAAGTTATTAAATTCCAAGGTCCTTGGTAA
- a CDS encoding transporter substrate-binding domain-containing protein: MLKLVLLLIIFFTTLFADNKLTKVKLQLQWKFQYEFAGFIMAKEKGFYEELGIDVDFIEFEPGMNLVKEVIDGNKEFGIWNSSIISEFLNGQDIVILANYFKRSPLALITRPEIKIPSDLIGKTIMVHEYDANSANYQQMFNMFDIKRESINIIDPDFKKVDFDGIDAISIFLTNETYNFIKNSTPYNILDPSNYGVEFSDINLFTSDAFSKQNPKLVNDFIKASTRGWKYAIDNINETVDILYSKYNSQNKTKDALLFEAIESQKFILSKYYELGKVEEDKLNKMAKLYIELGLADKQRNISSMIYPNNISNSLLTIEELKFIKDNPEIIIGSDNSYAPLDFLLNGESTGYSVDLIKMILEEYGFKLKFKPYDKWHNAVNDFLKNEVNILTSVFQSNKYEKKANTSIPYLSAQDIILVRKGYNEITNAYDLSGKTIALPKDYSYLDFLIENGIEFNHLIVENMQEAVNAVASGKADATVESDIVIDYIIDKNGYINLKKIYTIFNPKVDKYHNFIFVVNKDKPILNSLINKGIKNLSVSKRRDLASKWLYNNLNVVEKINLSETEKEFISKKPVITVSNEIDYPPFDFTLDNQAVGYSIDMLKLISNKTGLEFEFINGYKWNELLEMFKDRKIDILHTLSKTSERSKLGIYSKPYVWFRSKFITRIDNPDINDIDDLENKIVAVGKNWSIEKYLYKNHPKIKLLVLDSLESILSAVSNGEADAAIIDDLTAKYSIKKYGYYNLKISSWFRKFNNNQPSSYHFLVQENMSVLSDILNKAIESISVKELNDLEKKWFGNRQSELDFLYLTSEEKEYLNNKKVINMCVDPNWMPLESINNGKHQGIAADIINLIKDKTGLNIQLKPTKNWTESLIKIEQRECDIVSLIMKTESRSIYLDFTKPYLRYPFVIATLNSEMYIDKIDSIIDKKIALVRNYAISDILKVRFPNKEFIEVESIQEGLELLKKGEVYAFIDTLVSVAYNIQKYNYVDIKISGKSDLVWDLSIGTRNDEVFLKSIMQKALNLITQKEIQDAYNQWFHVKFEQSVDYSSLIKYLLIVVVIIFVSVFMINKLYNEKRKTQKALNNLKELQKELELKNEELEKISITDKLTNIYNRHKIDEVLKYELLRFARTKQSFGLIIVDVDYFKSVNDEFGHNVGDNVLVSIVDVIRNNIRQTDILGRWGGEEFVIIVTETTKEDIVYFSQKLRKIIESTPIEDIGFKTCSFGVTLSKNGDNSNKIIERADSALYLAKQKGRNKVEFID; the protein is encoded by the coding sequence TTGCTAAAATTAGTATTACTTTTAATTATTTTTTTCACAACTTTATTTGCTGATAACAAACTAACAAAGGTTAAGTTACAACTGCAATGGAAGTTTCAATATGAATTTGCAGGTTTTATAATGGCTAAAGAAAAAGGCTTTTATGAAGAACTTGGGATAGATGTAGATTTTATAGAGTTTGAGCCAGGAATGAACTTAGTAAAAGAGGTTATTGATGGAAACAAAGAGTTTGGAATATGGAACTCTTCAATAATTTCTGAATTTTTAAATGGACAAGATATTGTAATTCTAGCAAACTACTTTAAGCGTTCACCTTTAGCACTTATCACAAGACCAGAAATAAAAATACCTTCTGACTTAATAGGTAAAACTATAATGGTACATGAGTATGATGCAAATAGTGCTAATTATCAGCAAATGTTCAATATGTTTGATATAAAAAGAGAGAGTATTAATATCATAGATCCAGACTTCAAAAAAGTTGATTTTGATGGAATTGATGCAATTTCAATATTTTTGACAAATGAAACATATAATTTTATTAAAAATTCTACTCCCTATAATATTTTAGACCCAAGTAATTATGGTGTTGAGTTTTCAGATATTAATCTTTTTACATCTGATGCATTTTCTAAACAAAATCCAAAATTGGTTAATGATTTCATAAAAGCATCTACAAGAGGTTGGAAGTATGCAATTGATAATATAAATGAAACTGTAGATATTTTATATTCAAAATATAATAGTCAAAATAAAACAAAAGATGCACTTCTTTTTGAAGCCATTGAAAGTCAGAAGTTTATACTTTCAAAATATTATGAACTAGGAAAAGTTGAAGAAGATAAATTAAACAAAATGGCTAAACTATATATCGAACTTGGTTTAGCTGATAAACAAAGAAATATCTCATCAATGATTTATCCAAATAATATAAGTAATAGTTTATTAACAATAGAAGAATTAAAATTCATTAAAGATAATCCTGAAATAATTATAGGAAGCGATAATTCTTATGCTCCTTTAGATTTTTTATTAAATGGTGAGTCAACTGGATATAGTGTAGATTTAATTAAAATGATTTTAGAAGAGTATGGTTTTAAACTTAAATTTAAACCTTATGACAAATGGCATAATGCAGTCAATGATTTTTTAAAAAATGAAGTAAATATATTAACTTCAGTATTTCAATCCAATAAATATGAAAAAAAAGCAAATACATCAATTCCATATCTAAGTGCACAAGATATTATATTAGTTAGAAAAGGTTATAATGAGATTACAAATGCATACGATTTAAGTGGAAAAACAATAGCTTTACCTAAGGATTATTCTTATTTAGATTTTTTAATTGAAAATGGAATTGAATTTAATCATTTAATAGTTGAAAATATGCAAGAGGCTGTAAATGCCGTTGCAAGTGGGAAAGCAGATGCAACTGTAGAATCAGATATAGTGATTGATTATATTATAGATAAAAATGGATATATAAATTTAAAAAAGATTTATACTATTTTTAATCCAAAAGTTGATAAATATCATAATTTTATATTTGTAGTAAATAAAGATAAACCAATTTTGAACTCTTTAATAAATAAGGGTATTAAAAATTTAAGTGTTTCAAAAAGAAGAGATTTAGCTTCTAAATGGCTTTATAATAATTTAAATGTTGTTGAAAAAATAAATTTATCTGAAACTGAAAAAGAGTTCATATCAAAAAAACCAGTTATAACAGTTAGTAATGAAATAGACTATCCACCTTTTGATTTTACTTTAGATAATCAAGCTGTTGGATATAGTATTGATATGTTAAAACTTATTTCAAATAAAACAGGACTAGAGTTTGAATTTATAAATGGTTATAAATGGAATGAACTTCTTGAAATGTTTAAAGATAGAAAAATTGATATTTTACATACTCTTTCAAAAACAAGTGAACGTTCAAAATTAGGAATTTATTCTAAGCCTTATGTTTGGTTTAGAAGTAAGTTTATAACAAGAATTGATAACCCAGATATAAATGATATTGATGATTTAGAAAATAAAATTGTAGCTGTTGGAAAAAATTGGTCAATAGAAAAGTATTTGTATAAAAACCATCCGAAAATAAAACTATTAGTTTTAGACTCTTTAGAATCAATTTTAAGTGCAGTATCAAATGGTGAGGCAGATGCTGCAATAATAGACGATTTAACTGCAAAATATAGTATAAAAAAGTATGGATATTATAATCTTAAAATCTCATCATGGTTTAGAAAATTTAATAATAATCAACCTTCATCTTATCATTTTTTAGTACAAGAAAATATGAGTGTATTAAGTGATATTTTAAATAAAGCAATTGAAAGTATAAGTGTAAAAGAGTTGAATGATTTAGAAAAAAAGTGGTTTGGAAATAGACAAAGTGAATTAGATTTTCTATATTTAACTTCTGAAGAAAAAGAGTATTTAAATAATAAAAAAGTTATTAATATGTGTGTTGATCCAAATTGGATGCCTTTAGAATCAATTAATAATGGTAAACATCAAGGTATTGCAGCAGATATAATTAATTTAATAAAAGATAAAACAGGTTTAAATATTCAATTAAAACCAACTAAGAATTGGACTGAGAGTTTAATTAAGATTGAGCAAAGGGAATGTGATATTGTTTCTTTAATTATGAAAACAGAAAGTAGAAGTATATATTTAGATTTCACAAAACCTTACTTAAGATATCCTTTTGTAATTGCAACATTAAATAGTGAAATGTATATAGATAAAATTGATTCTATAATAGATAAAAAAATTGCATTAGTTAGAAATTATGCAATCTCAGATATTTTAAAAGTTAGATTCCCTAATAAAGAGTTTATAGAAGTTGAATCTATTCAAGAAGGTTTAGAGTTATTAAAAAAAGGTGAAGTTTATGCCTTTATTGATACCTTGGTATCTGTTGCATATAATATCCAGAAATATAACTATGTAGATATTAAGATTTCTGGAAAATCTGATTTAGTTTGGGATTTATCAATTGGTACACGTAATGATGAAGTATTTTTAAAATCAATTATGCAAAAAGCTTTAAATTTAATAACTCAAAAAGAGATACAAGATGCATATAATCAGTGGTTTCATGTAAAATTTGAACAATCTGTAGACTATTCGTCATTAATAAAATATCTTCTTATAGTAGTTGTTATAATTTTTGTTTCAGTCTTTATGATTAATAAGCTTTATAATGAAAAAAGAAAAACTCAAAAAGCATTAAATAATTTAAAAGAACTACAAAAAGAGTTAGAATTAAAAAATGAAGAACTAGAAAAAATATCAATAACTGATAAACTTACAAATATTTATAATCGCCACAAAATTGATGAAGTTTTAAAATATGAATTATTAAGATTTGCAAGAACAAAACAATCTTTTGGTTTAATTATTGTTGATGTAGACTATTTTAAATCTGTAAATGATGAGTTTGGTCATAATGTTGGAGATAATGTTTTAGTATCGATTGTAGATGTTATAAGAAATAACATAAGACAAACAGACATATTAGGAAGATGGGGAGGAGAAGAGTTTGTTATAATTGTCACTGAAACTACAAAAGAGGATATAGTTTACTTCTCTCAAAAACTTAGAAAAATAATAGAATCAACCCCTATAGAAGATATTGGTTTTAAAACTTGTAGTTTTGGAGTAACATTATCAAAAAATGGTGATAATTCTAATAAAATAATTGAAAGAGCTGATAGTGCACTTTATTTAGCTAAACAAAAAGGAAGAAATAAGGTTGAGTTTATAGATTAA
- a CDS encoding TIGR03915 family putative DNA repair protein, with the protein MILIYDGSFEGFLSLVYEVYYKKLQPTRIYKKLPNELILEELIEIETSKKSSIKVLAAIKEKFPKKALEKILNIFLCDTREFELDLLHYIILGFKNPKDLFNINIKTIFNLRALEKELFSLVHRMYAYARFEELEDGTLYAKIDSKFNVLLFLARHFMKRFNNQNFIIHDVKRKLAFIKNKDYIQVQEVASFETPKFSENEEKFQKLWKSFFNAVSIKERENLKLQQNQVPLYYRTYMSEFLNN; encoded by the coding sequence ATGATTTTAATATACGATGGCAGTTTTGAAGGTTTTTTAAGCCTTGTTTATGAGGTATATTATAAAAAATTGCAGCCAACTAGAATATATAAAAAACTTCCAAATGAACTAATTCTTGAAGAACTAATTGAGATAGAAACTTCAAAAAAAAGTAGTATCAAAGTGTTAGCAGCAATAAAAGAGAAGTTTCCCAAAAAAGCACTTGAAAAAATTTTAAATATCTTTTTATGTGATACAAGAGAATTTGAACTTGATTTACTTCACTACATCATACTTGGATTTAAAAATCCAAAAGATTTATTTAATATCAATATTAAGACTATATTTAACTTAAGAGCCTTAGAAAAAGAGCTTTTCTCACTAGTTCATAGAATGTATGCCTATGCTAGATTTGAAGAGCTTGAAGATGGAACATTATATGCCAAAATTGATAGTAAGTTTAATGTACTTCTTTTCTTAGCAAGACATTTTATGAAAAGGTTCAATAACCAAAATTTCATAATCCATGATGTAAAAAGAAAACTTGCATTTATCAAAAATAAAGATTATATTCAAGTTCAAGAAGTAGCTAGTTTTGAAACTCCAAAATTTAGTGAAAATGAAGAAAAATTTCAAAAATTATGGAAAAGTTTTTTTAATGCTGTTTCCATAAAAGAGAGAGAAAATCTAAAACTACAACAAAACCAAGTTCCACTTTATTATAGAACTTATATGAGTGAATTTTTAAATAATTAA
- a CDS encoding putative DNA modification/repair radical SAM protein yields MRKDIYEKMEILSNSAKYDVSCSSSGVESNYKKGELGATHSSGICHTYTSDGRCVSLLKVLLTNYCIYDCAYCINRVSNDIPRAAFSPRELADITINFYKRNYIEGLFLSSGIISNEDHTMTLILRTLKILRNEYKFNGYIHVKLIPGGSMELVEEIVKLANRVSSNIELPSDKSLKLLAPNKTKASVLQPLKYARDISLERERKPIGMSTQLIVGATPESDKDILKLSSVLYDKGLLKRVYYSAYIPVNDKNKLLPSTITKPPLLREHRLYQADWLLRFYDFTWDEIVSDEFPNLDEEVDPKTSWALNNLKYFPMEVNTASKEELLRVPGIGARGVMKILSARRFKRLTFDDLKKLKISIKRAKYFITCNKEFQKQVPFYRENIKAALTKPEPKKIHQPSLFDLQYSNITGEL; encoded by the coding sequence ATGAGAAAAGATATATATGAAAAAATGGAAATACTTAGTAACAGTGCTAAATATGACGTTTCATGTAGTTCAAGTGGCGTTGAGTCAAACTATAAAAAAGGAGAGTTAGGAGCAACCCATAGTAGTGGAATCTGTCATACATATACTTCAGATGGTAGATGTGTTTCACTATTAAAAGTTCTACTTACAAATTACTGTATTTATGATTGTGCTTATTGTATAAATAGAGTATCAAATGATATTCCAAGGGCTGCATTTAGTCCAAGAGAACTAGCTGATATTACAATAAACTTTTATAAAAGAAACTATATAGAAGGTCTTTTTTTAAGTTCTGGAATCATCTCAAATGAAGACCATACTATGACTTTAATTTTAAGAACTCTAAAAATTCTAAGAAATGAGTATAAATTTAATGGCTATATACATGTAAAATTAATCCCTGGTGGAAGTATGGAATTAGTAGAAGAAATTGTAAAATTAGCAAATAGAGTTAGCTCTAACATAGAACTTCCAAGTGATAAAAGCTTAAAACTACTAGCGCCAAATAAAACAAAAGCAAGTGTACTGCAACCACTTAAATATGCAAGAGATATAAGCTTAGAGCGTGAAAGAAAACCTATAGGTATGAGTACTCAACTAATAGTTGGTGCAACTCCTGAAAGTGATAAAGATATATTAAAACTAAGTTCTGTTTTGTATGATAAAGGACTTTTAAAAAGAGTATATTATAGTGCATATATTCCTGTAAATGATAAAAATAAACTATTACCTTCAACTATCACAAAGCCACCACTTTTAAGAGAGCATAGGCTTTATCAAGCTGATTGGTTACTTAGATTTTATGATTTTACTTGGGATGAAATAGTTAGTGATGAGTTTCCAAATTTAGATGAAGAGGTTGATCCTAAAACATCTTGGGCATTAAACAATTTAAAGTACTTTCCTATGGAAGTAAACACTGCAAGTAAAGAAGAACTTCTTAGGGTTCCAGGAATTGGAGCAAGAGGTGTTATGAAAATACTTAGTGCTAGGAGATTCAAAAGACTTACATTTGATGATTTAAAGAAGTTAAAAATTTCTATAAAAAGAGCAAAATACTTCATAACATGTAATAAAGAGTTCCAAAAACAAGTACCTTTTTATAGAGAAAATATCAAAGCAGCACTTACAAAACCAGAACCTAAAAAGATTCATCAACCAAGTCTATTTGACCTACAATATAGTAATATCACAGGTGAATTATGA
- a CDS encoding transposase, producing MQIESKIIGIINDKLKNPIYETLRLLNMKTILTKSNFSKKEGVAVHMVVLHFVYMLVMNKKISTFMDQSNDSFKKDVYYRLLSNTSYNWRKLLSLSSLKILSLLHKVQDSKLVRVLILDDTVEDKVGKNIEGSCDNLWSNKAKRKIRGVNVVSLNYSDGYSNFMLDFAIAMNSYARVKIEEFTNIIDHRTNAHKRRLESLKGKSQIAIEMIKRAVASGIYADYLLVDSWYSKPVFIETMNELGLQVISRMVNNDRIWNFTGEKKTLDGIYNKFKKLKSIKMGQYGKKIKFEYFSTIVEHKKAGKLKIVFIKTKENLIPIVSTNLILSDEEIIDIYKRRWDIEQGYKELREHFGFGKEENRIYEALIARITLSFFTYNVVSYINRISNEPKTIGGLFKDLECELHTLAIAMQAFLAILDEIAKIEEVVNRNEDFTAIIDLLRDVTGKLLGFRCES from the coding sequence ATGCAGATAGAATCCAAGATCATCGGTATTATAAACGATAAGTTAAAAAATCCAATCTATGAAACATTACGTTTGTTAAATATGAAAACTATTTTAACCAAGAGCAATTTTTCTAAAAAAGAGGGAGTTGCTGTTCATATGGTTGTATTACATTTTGTATATATGCTGGTTATGAATAAAAAAATATCAACCTTTATGGATCAAAGTAATGATAGTTTCAAAAAAGATGTATATTATCGATTACTTTCCAATACTTCTTATAATTGGAGAAAACTATTATCTCTTAGTTCTTTAAAGATCTTATCACTACTTCATAAAGTGCAAGATTCAAAGCTAGTAAGAGTTCTTATACTTGATGATACTGTTGAAGATAAAGTTGGTAAAAATATAGAGGGAAGTTGTGACAACCTTTGGAGCAATAAAGCAAAGAGAAAAATCAGAGGTGTAAATGTTGTATCACTAAACTATAGTGATGGTTATTCAAATTTTATGTTGGACTTTGCAATTGCTATGAACAGTTATGCAAGGGTAAAGATAGAAGAGTTTACAAATATTATTGATCATCGAACCAATGCACATAAGCGAAGATTGGAAAGCTTAAAAGGGAAATCACAAATTGCTATAGAGATGATTAAAAGAGCAGTAGCTAGTGGTATATATGCAGATTATCTGCTTGTAGATAGCTGGTATTCTAAACCTGTATTTATAGAAACTATGAATGAACTTGGATTGCAAGTCATTTCAAGAATGGTAAACAATGACAGGATATGGAATTTTACAGGAGAGAAAAAGACCCTTGATGGCATCTATAACAAATTTAAAAAGCTTAAATCTATCAAGATGGGTCAATATGGCAAAAAGATAAAGTTTGAGTATTTTTCAACCATAGTTGAACATAAAAAAGCTGGTAAATTAAAAATTGTTTTTATAAAAACAAAAGAGAATTTAATACCAATCGTATCAACCAATCTTATACTTAGTGATGAAGAGATTATAGATATTTATAAAAGACGATGGGATATAGAACAAGGGTATAAAGAACTTCGTGAACACTTTGGATTCGGAAAAGAAGAGAATCGAATCTATGAAGCTTTGATAGCCAGAATTACACTATCTTTTTTTACATACAATGTTGTTAGCTATATAAATCGTATCAGCAATGAACCTAAAACAATTGGTGGATTGTTTAAAGATTTAGAATGTGAACTTCATACTCTAGCAATAGCTATGCAAGCATTTTTAGCTATTTTAGATGAGATTGCAAAAATTGAAGAAGTTGTCAATAGAAATGAGGATTTTACAGCTATCATTGATCTATTAAGAGATGTGACTGGAAAATTGCTTGGTTTTAGGTGCGAAAGTTAA